A region of Rattus rattus isolate New Zealand chromosome 7, Rrattus_CSIRO_v1, whole genome shotgun sequence DNA encodes the following proteins:
- the Gpr22 gene encoding G-protein coupled receptor 22, which produces MSKLSMTSCINLWKTTMVSQKAHKATANRGNTNCSKRMCFSPVLEINMQSESNVTVRDDIEDIDTNMYQPLSYPLSFQVSLTGFLMLEIVLGLGSNLTVLVLYCMKSNLISSVSNIITMNLHVLDVIICVGCIPLTIVILLLSLERNTALICCFHEACVSFASVSTAINVFAITLDRYDISVKPANRILTMGRAVMLMTSIWIFSFFSFLIPFIEVNFFSLQSGNAWENKTLLCVSTSEYYTELGMYYHLLVQIPIFFFTVIVMLITYTKILQALNIRIGTRFSTGQKKKARKKKTISLTTHETTDMSQSSGGRNVVFGVRTSVSVIIALRRAVKRHRERRERQKRVFKMSLLIISTFLLCWTPISVLNTTILCLGPSDLLVKLRLCFLVMAYGTTIFHPLLYAFTRQKFQKVLKSKMKKRVVSIVEADPMPNNAVIHNSWIDPKRNKKVTYEDSEIREKCLVPQVVTD; this is translated from the coding sequence GGGAAATACCAACTGCTCCAAAAGAATGTGTTTTTCTCCTGTTCTGGAAATCAACATGCAGTCTGAATCAAACGTCACGGTGCGAGATGACATTGAGGACATCGATACCAATATGTACCAACCACTGTCATACCCATTAAGCTTTCAAGTGTCTCTCACTGGATTTCTCATGTTAGAAATTGTGCTGGGGCTTGGTAGCAACCTTACCGTACTGGTACTTTACTGCATGAAATCCAACTTAATCAGCTCTGTCAGTAACATTATCACAATGAATCTCCATGTACTTGATGTAATAATCTGTGTGGGATGTATTCCTCTAACCATAGTGATCCTTCTGCTCTCACTGGAGAGGAACACTGCTCTCATCTGCTGTTTCCACGAAGCTTGTGTTTCCTTTGCAAGTGTTTCCACAGCAATCAACGTTTTTGCTATTACTCTGGACAGATATGACATCTCTGTAAAACCTGCAAACAGAATTCTGACAATGGGCAGAGCTGTGATGCTAATGACGTccatttggattttttctttcttctcattcctgATTCCCTTCATTGAAGTAAATTTTTTCAGCCTTCAAAGTGGAAATGCGTGGGAAAACAAGACACTGCTGTGTGTCAGCACAAGTGAGTACTATACTGAGCTCGGGATGTACTATCACCTCCTAGTTCAGATCCCCATCTTCTTCTTCACAGTTATCGTGATGCTGATCACATACACCAAGATACTCCAGGCTCTTAATATCCGGATAGGCACTAGATTCTCAACAGGCCAGAAGAAGAAAGCCCGGAAGAAAAAGACAATCTCTCTAACCACACACGAGACCACAGACATGTCGCAAAGCAGTGGTGGGAGGAATGTCGTATTTGGTGTGAGAACTTCAGTTTCTGTAATAATTGCCCTCCGGCGAGCCGTGAAACGACACCGGGAACGACGAGAGAGGCAGAAAAGAGTCTTCAAAATGTCGTTATTGattatttctacatttcttcTCTGTTGGACaccaatttctgttttaaataccACCATTTTATGTTTAGGCCCAAGTGACCTTTTAGTAAAATTAAGATTGTGTTTTCTAGTCATGGCTTATGGAACAACTATATTCCATCCTCTCCTGTATGCATTCACCAGACAAAAATTTCAAAAGGTCTTAAAAAGTAAGATGAAAAAGCGAGTTGTTTCCATAGTTGAAGCTGATCCCATGCCTAATAACGCTGTAATACACAACTCATGGATAGAtcctaaaagaaacaaaaaggttaCCTACGAAGACAGTGAAATAAGAGAGAAATGTTTAGTACCTCAGGTTGTCACAGACTAG